A single genomic interval of Arachis duranensis cultivar V14167 chromosome 7, aradu.V14167.gnm2.J7QH, whole genome shotgun sequence harbors:
- the LOC107496582 gene encoding uncharacterized protein LOC107496582, with translation MPQNLEGIKGGGGSIKLGTTGTIGSLMTRELNQISSTPHKQVPSRTKHRTLPVLVACTSATPKRLQPRKSSDEASSSGGSKSTNTNHRFPSKAVQKTKSSGRSTHRIPILGYDNFPVDRSPAREKNDKKIPNIVEVVDIRCGNADKAWATPLASRLKKLGFSKLSESII, from the coding sequence atgccTCAGAATCTAGAAGGTATTAAGGGTGGAGGAGGATCCATCAAGCTAGGAACCACCGGAACAATCGGTTCCTTAATGACAAGGGAATTGAATCAAATCTCTTCAACACCACACAAACAAGTACCTTCAAGAACTAAGCACAGAACACTTCCTGTTTTGGTTGCCTGCACTAGTGCAACGCCGAAAAGACTACAACCAAGAAAATCATCAGATGAAGCAAGTAGCAGTGGAGGCAGTAAAAGCACAAATACAAACCATAGATTCCCCAGTAAGGCAGTGCAGAAAACAAAATCTAGTGGCAGAAGTACACACAGAATTCCAATACTTGGTTATGATAACTTCCCAGTCGACCGAAGTCCTGCCAGGGAGAAGAATGATAAGAAGATACCTAACATTGTTGAAGTTGTGGACATAAGATGTGGGAATGCAGATAAGGCTTGGGCTACTCCTTTAGCAAGTCGTCTTAAGAAGCTCGGTTTCTCAAAGCTCTCAGAGAGCATAATTTAA